In a genomic window of Corynebacterium choanae:
- a CDS encoding TIGR02234 family membrane protein, with protein sequence MQASSSSSSRHRLGIVMLAVGALLLWIASRLPWVTVTAFDDKAGDVTRVLSGGAWATELTGVALGLTAACVALLVVRPAAKRVVALFSAILAGWISWRPMSMLVAGADPQRAKDLLVHGLATQKTTDPQLLNAWADLQTVETHQLGPVVALLGAAAALVGAVVCSRQPRTPAVVTDRFEQRSAEQTVLDDLAQAPDSPRLMWDALDHDVDPTTVHTSDEQSNTAPRNP encoded by the coding sequence ATGCAAGCATCTTCCTCATCATCATCGCGGCATCGGCTAGGGATTGTGATGTTGGCAGTCGGGGCGCTGCTGTTGTGGATTGCTTCACGCCTGCCGTGGGTGACAGTTACCGCATTTGACGATAAGGCTGGGGATGTCACCCGGGTACTTTCCGGTGGGGCGTGGGCAACAGAACTGACTGGTGTCGCACTCGGGCTTACCGCGGCATGTGTGGCGTTACTTGTGGTTCGCCCGGCTGCGAAACGTGTTGTTGCACTCTTTTCTGCGATACTCGCCGGCTGGATTTCCTGGCGGCCGATGTCCATGCTGGTTGCTGGGGCGGATCCGCAACGGGCAAAAGATCTCTTGGTGCACGGTCTTGCCACCCAGAAAACCACCGATCCACAGCTGCTCAATGCTTGGGCTGACCTGCAGACTGTGGAGACTCACCAGCTAGGGCCTGTAGTGGCGTTGCTCGGTGCTGCTGCGGCGCTGGTTGGCGCCGTGGTGTGTAGTCGACAACCGCGCACCCCGGCGGTAGTGACTGATCGTTTTGAGCAGCGCAGCGCGGAGCAAACAGTGTTGGATGATTTAGCGCAAGCACCCGATTCGCCCCGTTTGATGTGGGATGCGTTGGATCACGATGTTGACCCAACCACTGTGCACACCAGCGACGAGCAGTCGAATACAGCACCGAGAAACCCGTAA
- the hisF gene encoding imidazole glycerol phosphate synthase subunit HisF: protein MSLAVRVIPCLDVDNGRVVKGVNFANLADAGDPVELAARYGTSGADELTFLDVSASTAGRGTMLEVVRRTADTVFIPVTVGGGVRSVDDVRTLLRAGADKVSVNTAAIADPGVLQAMAQQFGSQCIVLSVDARRVPAGGKPQPSGFEVTTHGGTRSAEIDALWWAKKAASLGVGEILLNSMDADGTKQGFDTELITACRAAVDVPIIASGGAGAATDFPPAIAAGADAVLAASIFHFGEVSIAEVKTCLHDAGYPVRTTLA, encoded by the coding sequence ATGAGTCTTGCAGTGCGTGTCATCCCCTGTCTGGATGTTGACAATGGCCGAGTAGTCAAAGGCGTCAACTTTGCAAACCTCGCTGACGCCGGTGACCCGGTAGAGCTCGCCGCCCGCTACGGAACAAGCGGCGCGGATGAACTCACCTTTCTCGACGTATCCGCCTCCACCGCGGGACGCGGAACCATGCTCGAGGTGGTGCGGCGAACCGCCGACACAGTATTTATTCCCGTGACGGTCGGCGGCGGTGTGCGCAGCGTCGATGATGTGCGAACACTGCTGCGCGCCGGGGCGGATAAGGTGAGCGTCAATACGGCAGCAATCGCCGATCCGGGGGTGCTGCAAGCAATGGCACAGCAGTTTGGTTCCCAATGCATTGTGCTTTCCGTTGATGCACGGCGGGTACCAGCTGGGGGGAAGCCGCAACCATCTGGTTTTGAAGTCACCACCCATGGCGGCACCCGAAGCGCCGAAATAGATGCCCTGTGGTGGGCGAAAAAAGCTGCCTCACTTGGGGTGGGGGAGATCCTGTTGAATTCGATGGATGCTGACGGCACAAAACAAGGCTTCGACACGGAACTGATTACCGCCTGCCGGGCAGCAGTCGATGTGCCGATTATTGCCTCTGGTGGGGCCGGCGCTGCCACCGATTTTCCACCGGCGATTGCCGCCGGTGCGGATGCAGTACTTGCCGCATCAATATTCCACTTTGGGGAAGTTAGCATCGCCGAAGTCAAAACGTGCCTGCATGATGCCGGCTATCCGGTTCGTACCACTCTGGCATAG
- the hisI gene encoding phosphoribosyl-AMP cyclohydrolase → MPVFDGDLQPADALLDPAIANLVTFNEQGLVPCVVQDATSKRVLMMAWMDDHALAYTLATRRGTYYSRSRQEYWVKGLTSGNTQYVRQVAVDCDGDTVLLTIDQQGGACHTGATSCFDTATLLTDPAGR, encoded by the coding sequence ATGCCAGTATTCGACGGTGACCTACAGCCAGCTGATGCCCTTCTCGATCCGGCGATCGCCAACTTGGTGACCTTCAATGAGCAAGGTCTCGTGCCATGTGTGGTGCAAGATGCCACCAGCAAACGGGTACTCATGATGGCCTGGATGGATGATCATGCCTTGGCATACACCTTGGCGACGCGTCGCGGCACTTACTATTCCCGGTCGCGGCAAGAATATTGGGTGAAAGGTCTGACTTCAGGAAACACCCAATATGTGCGGCAGGTGGCTGTCGACTGTGACGGCGACACGGTGCTGTTGACCATCGACCAGCAAGGTGGGGCTTGCCATACTGGTGCCACATCTTGTTTTGACACCGCCACATTGCTCACCGACCCGGCTGGCCGCTAG